From one Nonomuraea polychroma genomic stretch:
- a CDS encoding MFS transporter → MHSYRGDLGLLRDRRFTLLLSARTISVLGSAFAPVALAFGILSLPGADATTLSIVLTAESLPMIVFMLVGGVIADRLPRQRVMMVGELLMAVAFFALGAMLLVGWTPLPALVTAAALGGTATAVTFPALTGIIPEVVPQDRLQTGNALLGLGANASRVAGTVLGGGTVVLFGGGWALVTSGAMFAVAGVLIALLRLEHGERPAGERHSVLADLRDGWREFRSRQWIWVVVAQFSLLVMAIQAGHGVLGPLWAKENMGGPAVWTAFLAGEAIGMICGVLVSIRLRPRRPILVAVLLCLPTALPYLLLGADAPIWAIVAGAFVLGVCFDVFGVLWQTTMQREVPAESLSRVSSYDMLGSLMFGPIGLMLAGPASELFGTEESLLGCAVLVVVSTLGALLSPGVRNLRAEAPPRLTPAQADPK, encoded by the coding sequence GTGCACAGTTACAGGGGCGATCTCGGCCTGCTCCGGGATCGCCGGTTCACGCTGCTCCTGTCCGCCAGGACGATCTCCGTTCTGGGCAGCGCCTTCGCACCCGTGGCCCTGGCGTTCGGCATCCTGAGCCTGCCCGGCGCGGACGCCACGACCCTGTCGATCGTGCTCACCGCCGAGTCCCTGCCGATGATCGTGTTCATGCTGGTGGGCGGCGTGATCGCGGACCGGCTGCCGCGCCAGCGGGTCATGATGGTGGGCGAGCTCCTGATGGCGGTGGCGTTCTTCGCGCTGGGGGCCATGCTGCTCGTCGGCTGGACCCCGCTGCCGGCGCTGGTCACGGCGGCGGCGCTGGGCGGGACGGCCACGGCGGTCACGTTCCCCGCGCTGACCGGGATCATCCCCGAGGTGGTGCCGCAGGACCGGCTGCAGACCGGCAACGCGCTGCTCGGCCTGGGCGCGAACGCCTCCAGGGTGGCCGGCACCGTGCTCGGCGGCGGCACGGTGGTGCTGTTCGGCGGCGGCTGGGCACTGGTGACCAGCGGCGCCATGTTCGCGGTGGCCGGCGTGCTGATCGCGCTGCTGCGACTGGAGCATGGGGAGCGGCCCGCGGGCGAGCGGCACTCGGTGCTGGCCGACCTGCGCGACGGGTGGCGGGAGTTCCGCTCGCGGCAGTGGATCTGGGTGGTGGTCGCGCAGTTCTCGCTGCTGGTCATGGCCATCCAGGCCGGGCACGGGGTGCTCGGGCCGCTGTGGGCCAAGGAGAACATGGGCGGCCCGGCGGTCTGGACGGCGTTCCTCGCGGGCGAGGCCATCGGCATGATCTGCGGGGTGCTGGTGTCGATCCGGCTGCGGCCGCGCCGGCCCATCCTGGTGGCGGTGCTGCTCTGCCTGCCGACCGCGCTGCCGTACCTGCTGCTCGGGGCCGACGCGCCGATCTGGGCGATCGTGGCCGGGGCCTTCGTGCTCGGGGTCTGCTTCGACGTGTTCGGCGTGTTGTGGCAGACCACGATGCAGCGGGAGGTCCCGGCCGAGTCGTTGTCGCGGGTCAGCTCGTACGACATGCTCGGGTCGCTGATGTTCGGGCCGATCGGGCTGATGCTGGCCGGTCCGGCGTCGGAGCTGTTCGGCACGGAGGAGTCGCTGCTCGGCTGCGCCGTCCTAGTCGTGGTGAGCACGCTGGGCGCGCTGCTCTCGCCCGGCGTGCGCAACCTGCGCGCCGAAGCACCGCCGCGGCTCACGCCGGCTCAGGCGGACCCGAAGTAG
- a CDS encoding helix-turn-helix domain-containing protein — translation MAAESAQTLERGLRLLRLLADGKGGRTPTELSNELSLSRPVVYRLLTTLTNEGFVRRDAEGRVHLGFGVLVLAQAVQPLLRAAALPTLRRLAEQVGATAHLTVAEGDDGLAVAVVEPSWTDMHVAYREGARHPLTKGAAGQAILGLREGRDDYFVTEGQLQEGARGVAAPVTGLPWLEASVGVVTFGPLEEGTGPRVVAAAAELSAALG, via the coding sequence ATGGCCGCTGAATCCGCTCAGACTCTCGAGCGCGGGCTTCGCCTGCTCAGATTGCTCGCCGATGGCAAGGGCGGGCGCACGCCGACCGAGCTGAGCAACGAGTTGTCGCTGAGCCGTCCCGTCGTGTACCGGCTGCTGACGACGCTGACGAACGAGGGATTCGTCCGCCGGGACGCCGAGGGGCGGGTGCATCTGGGATTCGGGGTGCTGGTGCTGGCCCAGGCCGTGCAGCCGCTGCTGCGGGCGGCGGCGCTGCCGACGTTGCGCCGGCTGGCCGAGCAGGTGGGCGCGACCGCGCACCTGACCGTGGCCGAGGGCGACGACGGGCTGGCCGTGGCGGTGGTCGAGCCTTCATGGACCGACATGCACGTGGCCTACCGGGAGGGCGCGCGCCATCCGCTCACGAAAGGCGCGGCGGGCCAGGCGATCCTGGGGCTGCGCGAGGGCCGTGACGACTACTTCGTCACGGAAGGGCAGTTGCAGGAGGGTGCGCGGGGCGTCGCCGCGCCCGTGACCGGGTTGCCGTGGCTGGAGGCCTCCGTGGGGGTGGTGACGTTCGGGCCGCTGGAGGAGGGGACCGGGCCGCGCGTGGTGGCCGCGGCCGCCGAGCTGTCCGCTGCTCTGGGTTGA
- a CDS encoding homogentisate 1,2-dioxygenase: MPYYRVVGEVPRKRHVQFRRPDGGLYAEELMGEEGFSSDSSLLYHRYLPTAIVKAEAVEPGTETRLEPNLPLSPRHFRTQELSSAGDLVTGRILLAGNGDVRLSYATSDRPSELYRNSMGDECVYVQAGRVRFESTYGVIEAGEGDYIVVPTGTIHRWVPDGAANVLAIEAAGHIRPPKRYLSQYGQFLEHAPYCERDLRAPEEPLVVEGEEVPVLVRTRGGLTRLVYRNHPFDVVGWDGYLYPFAFNINDFEPIVKKTHAPPPVHQTFEGPGFVVCSFCPRPLDYHPEAIPIPYNHHNVDSDEFMFYVGGDYSARAGSGIDVGSISLHPAGFTHGPQPGAVEAVIDAVARGVTTTSEMAVMVDTFRPLDLGQGALSCEDPGYAWTWAR; encoded by the coding sequence ATGCCGTACTACCGGGTCGTTGGGGAGGTGCCGCGCAAGCGGCACGTGCAGTTCAGGCGGCCGGACGGCGGCCTCTACGCCGAGGAGCTGATGGGCGAGGAGGGTTTCTCGTCCGACTCCTCGCTGCTCTACCACCGCTACCTGCCGACCGCGATCGTCAAGGCGGAGGCGGTCGAACCCGGCACGGAAACGCGCCTGGAGCCCAATCTGCCGCTCTCGCCACGCCACTTCCGGACCCAGGAGCTTTCCAGCGCCGGCGACCTGGTCACGGGCCGCATACTGCTGGCCGGCAACGGCGACGTCCGATTGTCGTACGCCACCAGCGACCGGCCGAGCGAGCTCTACCGCAACTCCATGGGCGACGAATGCGTCTATGTGCAGGCGGGACGCGTACGTTTCGAGTCGACCTACGGCGTGATCGAGGCCGGGGAAGGCGACTACATCGTCGTCCCGACAGGAACGATCCACCGGTGGGTGCCAGATGGGGCGGCCAATGTGCTGGCCATCGAGGCGGCCGGGCACATCAGACCCCCCAAGCGGTACCTGTCGCAGTACGGGCAGTTCCTGGAGCACGCGCCTTACTGCGAGCGCGACCTGCGCGCACCCGAAGAACCGCTCGTGGTCGAGGGCGAGGAGGTGCCGGTGCTGGTCCGCACGCGCGGCGGGCTGACCAGGCTCGTCTACCGCAACCACCCGTTCGACGTGGTGGGCTGGGACGGCTACCTCTATCCCTTCGCGTTCAACATCAATGACTTCGAGCCGATCGTGAAGAAGACGCACGCGCCGCCGCCGGTGCACCAGACGTTCGAGGGACCCGGGTTCGTGGTGTGCTCGTTCTGCCCGCGGCCGCTCGACTACCACCCCGAGGCCATCCCGATCCCGTACAACCACCACAACGTGGACTCCGACGAGTTCATGTTCTACGTGGGCGGCGACTACTCCGCGCGGGCGGGCTCCGGCATCGACGTCGGGTCGATCTCGCTGCATCCGGCCGGGTTCACGCACGGACCGCAGCCGGGCGCGGTGGAGGCGGTGATCGACGCGGTCGCGCGGGGCGTCACGACCACGAGCGAGATGGCGGTGATGGTGGACACCTTCCGCCCGCTCGACCTCGGCCAGGGCGCGCTGTCCTGCGAGGATCCCGGCTACGCGTGGACATGGGCACGATGA
- the fahA gene encoding fumarylacetoacetase gives MSWGVDNLPYGVFSSPGESPRVGVRYGDHVLDLTAALHDEVFAAPSLNPFMARGRAAWHDTRTLIRNKLTDDLAVTERHLIPLEQVRLHMPFEVADYVDFYCSIDHASNVGTMFRPDTEPLLPNWRHLPVGYHGRSGTVVVSGTPVKRPHGQLGAGRFGPCEKLDFEAELGFVVGVPTEMGTSSGAFEEHVFGVTLVNDWSARDVQAWEYRPLGPFLAKSFATSISPWVTPLEALPRIPGRPQDPEPVAYLRRQGDWGLDISLEVLLNGEVVSRPPYSSMYWTPDQMLAHLTVNGASLRTGDLFASGTISGPERGERGSLIELTWNGSDPIKLASGEVRSFLQDGDTVTIRATAGDLTLGEVSGTVV, from the coding sequence GTGAGTTGGGGTGTCGACAACCTGCCGTATGGGGTTTTCTCCTCGCCGGGAGAATCGCCCAGGGTGGGGGTGCGGTACGGCGATCACGTGCTCGACCTGACCGCCGCGCTGCACGACGAGGTGTTCGCCGCCCCGTCGCTCAACCCGTTCATGGCCAGGGGACGCGCGGCCTGGCACGACACCCGGACGCTGATCAGGAACAAGCTCACCGATGACCTGGCGGTGACCGAGCGGCACCTGATCCCGCTGGAGCAGGTGCGGCTGCACATGCCGTTCGAGGTGGCCGACTACGTCGACTTCTACTGCTCGATCGATCACGCGAGCAACGTCGGCACGATGTTCCGGCCCGACACCGAGCCGCTGCTGCCGAACTGGCGGCACCTGCCCGTCGGATACCACGGCAGGTCGGGCACGGTCGTGGTGTCCGGCACGCCGGTCAAGCGGCCGCACGGGCAGCTCGGGGCAGGCAGGTTCGGACCGTGCGAGAAGCTGGACTTCGAGGCTGAGCTGGGGTTCGTGGTCGGCGTGCCGACCGAGATGGGCACGTCTTCCGGGGCGTTCGAGGAGCACGTGTTCGGGGTGACGCTGGTCAACGACTGGAGCGCGCGCGACGTCCAGGCCTGGGAATACCGCCCGCTCGGGCCGTTTCTGGCCAAGTCGTTCGCCACGTCGATCTCGCCGTGGGTCACCCCGCTGGAGGCGCTGCCCAGGATCCCCGGGCGGCCGCAGGATCCCGAGCCGGTCGCGTACCTGCGCAGGCAGGGCGACTGGGGTCTCGACATCTCCCTCGAGGTCCTGCTCAACGGGGAGGTCGTGTCGCGGCCCCCGTACTCGAGCATGTACTGGACGCCCGACCAGATGCTCGCCCACCTGACCGTGAACGGGGCCTCGCTGCGTACCGGCGACCTGTTCGCCAGCGGCACGATCTCGGGGCCGGAACGCGGCGAACGCGGCTCGCTCATCGAGCTGACCTGGAACGGGAGCGATCCGATCAAGCTCGCGAGCGGGGAGGTCCGCTCCTTCCTGCAGGACGGCGACACCGTGACGATCCGGGCCACGGCCGGTGACCTGACATTGGGGGAGGTTTCTGGAACTGTCGTATAG
- a CDS encoding L,D-transpeptidase, translated as MRRSGARAMLCVAFLLICGCSPVTAAAPVTPPVVHISPALDSKRARPDRGLLVSTSGGTLSNVQAYQGGEPVPGTLDRSRTVWRSDWTLKPAAEYTVTATAAGPRGPATVTMGRFRTRPAERTFGIVSTAPLPGETVGTGMPIIIDFDTPVTDKAAVARALEIKAEQPVEGAWRWTSDTQAVYRTRRFWAPRQRVTVTAHLAGLRLPGGVYGAADSTFVFMVGREQTSMIDTRTHQMIVQRDGEVAQRMAISAGMATTREYTTTSGVHLTMDKGNPVRMVSPGRSKGEPGFYDLMIDHAVRISNTGEYVHAKDNVWAQGRANVSHGCINARPDQAAWFYATSLRGDPVTIIGTDRELEWDNGWGFWQLPWEKWIEDSGPEAADSAEDWVPQR; from the coding sequence ATGCGGCGTTCCGGAGCTCGCGCGATGTTGTGTGTCGCCTTTCTCCTGATCTGCGGCTGCAGCCCCGTCACGGCAGCGGCACCGGTCACGCCGCCGGTCGTGCACATCTCGCCGGCGCTCGACAGCAAGCGTGCCCGGCCTGACCGCGGCCTGCTGGTCAGCACCTCCGGCGGCACGCTGAGCAACGTCCAGGCCTATCAGGGCGGGGAGCCCGTCCCGGGCACGCTCGACCGTTCCCGTACGGTCTGGCGCTCCGACTGGACACTCAAACCCGCGGCCGAATACACGGTGACCGCCACGGCCGCGGGACCGCGTGGCCCCGCCACGGTGACGATGGGCCGTTTCCGCACCCGCCCGGCCGAGCGCACCTTCGGGATCGTCTCGACCGCGCCGCTGCCCGGCGAGACCGTCGGCACCGGCATGCCGATCATCATCGACTTCGACACGCCGGTGACGGACAAGGCGGCCGTCGCGCGGGCGCTGGAGATCAAGGCCGAGCAGCCGGTGGAAGGCGCATGGCGGTGGACGAGCGACACCCAGGCGGTCTACCGCACTCGCCGCTTCTGGGCGCCCAGGCAGCGGGTCACCGTGACCGCCCATCTGGCCGGCCTGCGCCTGCCCGGCGGCGTCTACGGCGCCGCCGACTCCACCTTCGTCTTCATGGTCGGCCGCGAGCAGACCAGCATGATCGACACCAGGACGCACCAGATGATCGTCCAGCGCGACGGCGAGGTCGCGCAGCGCATGGCCATCAGCGCCGGCATGGCCACAACCCGCGAATACACCACGACCAGCGGCGTGCACCTGACCATGGACAAAGGCAACCCGGTCCGCATGGTCTCGCCCGGCCGGAGCAAAGGGGAGCCCGGCTTTTACGACCTGATGATCGACCACGCCGTGCGCATTTCCAACACCGGCGAATACGTGCACGCAAAAGACAATGTGTGGGCCCAGGGGCGGGCCAACGTCAGTCACGGCTGCATCAATGCGCGGCCCGACCAGGCCGCCTGGTTCTACGCCACTTCCCTGCGCGGCGACCCGGTCACGATCATCGGCACCGACCGCGAGCTCGAATGGGACAACGGATGGGGCTTCTGGCAACTCCCGTGGGAGAAATGGATAGAGGACAGCGGACCGGAGGCCGCCGATTCCGCAGAGGACTGGGTGCCACAGCGCTGA
- a CDS encoding NfeD family protein, with product MDEWIIWVILAVVLGVAELFTFTAALGLLGVAALLTAGTAAIGLPVPLQLLFFAASSAAGLLVIRPLAMRHIRQPQLQRFGVEAIVGKPAYVVSEVSGRDGRVRVGGEEWSARAYDETLVIPAGATVDIIEIEGATALVYPRE from the coding sequence ATGGATGAATGGATCATCTGGGTAATCCTCGCGGTCGTGCTCGGCGTGGCCGAGTTGTTCACCTTCACAGCCGCGCTCGGTCTCCTCGGCGTGGCGGCTCTCCTCACCGCCGGCACCGCCGCCATCGGATTGCCCGTCCCCCTACAGTTGCTCTTCTTCGCCGCTTCATCCGCGGCCGGCCTGCTGGTGATCAGGCCGCTGGCGATGCGTCATATCAGGCAGCCGCAGCTGCAGCGGTTCGGCGTGGAAGCGATCGTCGGCAAACCCGCCTATGTGGTCTCGGAGGTCAGCGGTCGCGACGGGCGTGTACGCGTCGGGGGCGAGGAATGGTCAGCGCGCGCCTACGACGAAACCCTGGTGATCCCCGCGGGGGCGACCGTCGACATCATCGAGATCGAGGGCGCGACAGCCCTCGTATATCCCCGGGAGTGA
- a CDS encoding SPFH domain-containing protein, which produces MDALLLVGLFVILFAVVTVLKAVRIVPQARAANVERLGRYHRTLKPGLNFVIPYIDRVYPKLDLREQVVSFRPQPVITEDNLVVEIDTVLYFQITDPRAAAYEIANYIQGVEQLTVTTLRNVVGSMDLEKTLTSRDTINSQLRGVLDEATGKWGLRVNRVEIKAIDPPKTIKDAMEKQMRAERDKRAAILNAEGQRQSQILTAEGDKQSRILRAEGQRTAAILEAEGQSRAIDQVFQAVHRNDPDPKLLAYQYLQVLPQLAQGSGNTFWVIPSEVTSALQGVSRAFTEALPQSAATREEIPESTAAEEEAAKAAEAAAEAVADAQDAESPNGPRQLTQGVEEPSAFPDLERGRKESER; this is translated from the coding sequence ATGGATGCGCTCTTGCTGGTCGGATTGTTCGTCATCCTCTTCGCCGTGGTCACCGTGCTCAAGGCCGTGCGGATCGTCCCGCAGGCCCGGGCGGCCAACGTCGAGCGCCTCGGCCGCTACCATCGCACGCTCAAGCCGGGCCTCAACTTCGTGATCCCATACATCGACCGCGTCTATCCCAAGCTCGATCTGCGTGAGCAGGTCGTGTCCTTCCGTCCGCAGCCGGTCATCACCGAGGACAACCTGGTCGTCGAGATCGACACGGTCCTCTACTTTCAGATCACCGACCCGCGGGCGGCGGCGTACGAGATCGCCAACTACATTCAGGGTGTCGAGCAGCTCACCGTCACCACGCTGCGTAACGTCGTCGGCTCCATGGACCTGGAAAAGACCCTGACCTCGCGCGACACCATCAACAGCCAGCTCCGCGGCGTCCTCGACGAGGCCACCGGCAAGTGGGGCCTGCGCGTCAACCGCGTCGAGATCAAGGCCATCGACCCGCCCAAGACCATCAAGGACGCGATGGAGAAGCAGATGCGGGCCGAGCGTGACAAGCGGGCCGCGATCCTCAACGCCGAAGGCCAGCGCCAGTCGCAGATCCTCACGGCGGAAGGCGACAAGCAGAGCCGCATCCTGCGGGCCGAGGGTCAGCGCACCGCCGCCATCCTGGAGGCCGAGGGCCAGTCGCGCGCCATCGACCAGGTCTTCCAGGCCGTGCACCGCAACGACCCGGACCCGAAGCTGCTGGCGTACCAATACCTGCAGGTGCTGCCGCAGCTGGCGCAGGGCAGCGGCAACACGTTCTGGGTGATCCCGAGCGAGGTCACCTCGGCGTTGCAGGGCGTCTCGAGGGCGTTCACGGAGGCCCTGCCGCAGTCGGCGGCCACGCGTGAGGAGATCCCCGAGAGCACGGCCGCCGAGGAGGAGGCCGCCAAGGCGGCGGAGGCCGCGGCAGAGGCCGTCGCCGACGCCCAGGATGCGGAGAGCCCGAACGGCCCGCGCCAGCTCACGCAGGGCGTCGAGGAGCCGTCCGCGTTCCCCGACCTCGAGCGGGGACGTAAGGAGTCCGAGCGCTGA
- a CDS encoding RNA polymerase sigma factor encodes MSLRARIRDGDKAAFGELFDQCSKAVYNHAFRLTGNWSTAEDVTALTFLEAWRLRGKIDAEGGSLRPWLLGIATNVARNVRRAARRHDDALARLPRSQEVPDFAEEVVGRIDDAERLAAVRQAYGRLRRQEQDVFALCVWAGLDYAQAAEALGIPVGTVRSRLSRARKKLADAGEPPPARRQVVGDRGPEKEEIR; translated from the coding sequence ATGTCATTACGGGCCCGGATACGGGACGGAGATAAAGCCGCGTTCGGTGAGCTCTTCGACCAGTGCTCCAAAGCCGTCTACAACCACGCCTTTCGCCTGACGGGCAACTGGTCCACGGCCGAGGACGTGACGGCGTTGACGTTCCTGGAGGCGTGGCGGCTGAGGGGCAAGATCGACGCCGAGGGTGGCTCGCTGCGGCCCTGGCTGCTCGGCATCGCCACCAACGTCGCCCGCAACGTACGCCGCGCCGCCCGGCGACATGACGACGCGCTGGCCCGGCTGCCCAGGAGCCAGGAGGTGCCGGACTTCGCCGAGGAAGTCGTGGGCCGCATCGACGACGCCGAACGGCTGGCGGCGGTGCGGCAGGCGTACGGCCGGTTGCGCCGCCAGGAGCAGGACGTGTTCGCGCTGTGCGTCTGGGCGGGCCTCGACTACGCGCAGGCCGCCGAGGCGCTCGGCATCCCGGTGGGCACGGTCAGGTCCCGGCTCTCACGGGCTCGCAAGAAGCTCGCCGATGCGGGGGAACCGCCTCCGGCACGGCGACAGGTAGTAGGTGACCGAGGCCCAGAGAAGGAGGAGATCCGATGA
- a CDS encoding Gfo/Idh/MocA family protein translates to MEDLRIGVIGLGLRASLALAAHRPGKGSIVTALCDSDPAVLKRQAGRFEAEFLTGDYRELLDRRDLDAVVVNTPDDTHERIAIDCLRAGKAVYLEKPMAITVEGCDNILRAARETGTRLYVGHNMRHMGVVRLMRDIIHKGVIGEPKTVWVRHFVSYGGDYYFKDWHADRTRTTGLLLQKAAHDLDVIHWLAGGYTTRVNALGDLMLYGDLPRRAPGTPRPDGWLQEYDWPPTARRDLHHVVDVEDVSVMNMRLDNGVIAAYQQCHFSPDYVRNYTVIGTEGRLENFGDGPGDTVKVWNTGPTGYRDDCDITYKVPPATGSHGGADVEIVAEFCRFVRDGGLTDTSPVAARMSVAAGYMATMSLRDGGTPYDVPALDPELAAYFDAGQG, encoded by the coding sequence GTGGAAGACCTGCGTATCGGAGTCATCGGCCTCGGCCTGCGGGCCAGCCTCGCCCTGGCCGCGCACCGGCCGGGCAAGGGCTCGATCGTGACCGCCCTGTGCGACTCCGACCCGGCGGTGCTCAAGAGGCAGGCGGGGAGGTTCGAGGCCGAGTTCCTGACCGGGGACTACCGGGAGTTGCTCGACCGCCGCGACCTCGACGCGGTCGTCGTGAACACCCCTGACGACACCCACGAGCGCATCGCCATCGACTGCCTCCGGGCCGGCAAAGCCGTCTACCTGGAGAAGCCGATGGCGATCACCGTGGAGGGCTGCGACAACATCCTGCGCGCCGCCCGCGAGACCGGCACCCGCCTGTACGTGGGCCACAACATGCGTCATATGGGCGTGGTCCGGCTCATGCGCGACATCATCCACAAGGGCGTCATCGGCGAACCGAAGACCGTCTGGGTGCGCCACTTCGTCTCGTACGGCGGGGACTACTACTTCAAGGATTGGCACGCGGACCGCACTCGCACCACGGGCCTGCTGCTGCAGAAGGCGGCGCACGACCTCGACGTGATCCACTGGCTCGCGGGCGGCTACACCACCCGGGTGAACGCGCTGGGCGATCTCATGCTCTACGGCGACCTGCCGCGCCGCGCGCCCGGCACCCCGCGCCCCGACGGCTGGCTCCAGGAGTACGACTGGCCGCCGACCGCGCGCCGCGACCTGCACCACGTCGTCGACGTCGAGGACGTGTCGGTGATGAACATGCGCCTGGACAACGGCGTCATCGCCGCCTACCAGCAGTGCCACTTCTCGCCCGACTACGTGCGCAACTACACGGTCATCGGAACGGAGGGACGGCTGGAGAACTTCGGCGACGGGCCCGGCGACACGGTCAAGGTGTGGAACACCGGGCCCACGGGCTACCGGGACGACTGCGACATCACGTACAAGGTGCCTCCCGCCACGGGGTCGCACGGAGGCGCGGACGTCGAGATCGTGGCGGAGTTCTGCAGGTTCGTCAGGGACGGGGGACTGACGGACACCTCTCCGGTGGCGGCCAGGATGAGCGTGGCGGCGGGCTACATGGCCACGATGTCGTTGCGGGACGGGGGCACGCCGTACGATGTGCCGGCTCTGGACCCGGAGCTGGCCGCGTACTTCGATGCCGGGCAGGGCTGA